A window of the Henckelia pumila isolate YLH828 chromosome 3, ASM3356847v2, whole genome shotgun sequence genome harbors these coding sequences:
- the LOC140890912 gene encoding transcription factor Pur-alpha 1 isoform X2: MEGNSGGGGGNDVELMCKTLQVEHKLFYFDLKENPRGRYLKISEKTSASRSTIILPYNGVSWFLDLFNYYVDSDDPQVFSKELQLDTKISEASVSRNRSTIIVPAGTSRDEGWAAFRNILAEINDASRLFILPNQDSEAPQRLVGLSDDVGAGFISGHSSQPSPAADLDVDRTSEMPPPDEVGNMGASKVIRVDQKKFFFDLGSNNRGHFLKISEVTGSDRSSIILPLSGLKQFHEMVGHFAEISKDRVEGVSGANVRSQR, translated from the exons ATGGAGGGGAATTCTGGTGGTGGGGGAGGTAACGATGTGGAGTTGATGTGCAAAACACTGCAGGTAGAGCACAAGCTGTTCTACTTTGACCTCAAGGAGAATCCCAGAGGAAGATATCTTAAGATCTCCGAGAAGACATCTGCCTCCAGGTCCACAATCATACTTCCTTACAATGGCGTCTCTTGGTTCCTCGACCTCTTCAATTACTATGTCGATTCTGATGATCCACAAGTCTTTAGCAAAGAACTACAGCTCGACACTAAG ATATCTGAAGCTTCAGTCAGCCGAAACCGCAGCACAATAATTGTCCCTGCTGGAACTTCCCGAGATGAAGGGTGGGCTGCATTTCGGAATATTTTAGCAGAAATTAATGATGCATCAAGACTTTTCATCCTTCCAAATCag GACTCCGAAGCTCCACAACGGCTTGTCGGGCTTTCAGATGATGTTGGGGCTGGTTTTATATCCGGTCACAGTTCTCAACCTTCTCCAGCGGCTGACTTAGATGTTGATCGCACCTCTGAAATGCCACCACCTGATGAAGTTGGTAACATGGGTGCCTCAAAAGTGATAAGAGTAGATCAAAAGAAGTTCTTCTTTGATCTTGGTAGCAACAACAGAGGTCATTTCTTGAAGATATCCGAG GTCACAGGCTCAGATCGCTCTTCTATCATACTGCCGCTGTCTGGCCTGAAACAGTTCCATGAAATGGTCGGCCATTTTGCAGAAATCAGTAAAGATCGAGTAGAGGGTGTGAGTGGTGCAAATGTTAGGTCTCAAAGGTGA
- the LOC140890912 gene encoding transcription factor Pur-alpha 1 isoform X1, with translation MEGNSGGGGGNDVELMCKTLQVEHKLFYFDLKENPRGRYLKISEKTSASRSTIILPYNGVSWFLDLFNYYVDSDDPQVFSKELQLDTKVFYFDVGENRRGRFLKISEASVSRNRSTIIVPAGTSRDEGWAAFRNILAEINDASRLFILPNQDSEAPQRLVGLSDDVGAGFISGHSSQPSPAADLDVDRTSEMPPPDEVGNMGASKVIRVDQKKFFFDLGSNNRGHFLKISEVTGSDRSSIILPLSGLKQFHEMVGHFAEISKDRVEGVSGANVRSQR, from the exons ATGGAGGGGAATTCTGGTGGTGGGGGAGGTAACGATGTGGAGTTGATGTGCAAAACACTGCAGGTAGAGCACAAGCTGTTCTACTTTGACCTCAAGGAGAATCCCAGAGGAAGATATCTTAAGATCTCCGAGAAGACATCTGCCTCCAGGTCCACAATCATACTTCCTTACAATGGCGTCTCTTGGTTCCTCGACCTCTTCAATTACTATGTCGATTCTGATGATCCACAAGTCTTTAGCAAAGAACTACAGCTCGACACTAAG gtattttattttgatgttgGCGAGAACAGAAGAGGCCGCTTTCTCAAA ATATCTGAAGCTTCAGTCAGCCGAAACCGCAGCACAATAATTGTCCCTGCTGGAACTTCCCGAGATGAAGGGTGGGCTGCATTTCGGAATATTTTAGCAGAAATTAATGATGCATCAAGACTTTTCATCCTTCCAAATCag GACTCCGAAGCTCCACAACGGCTTGTCGGGCTTTCAGATGATGTTGGGGCTGGTTTTATATCCGGTCACAGTTCTCAACCTTCTCCAGCGGCTGACTTAGATGTTGATCGCACCTCTGAAATGCCACCACCTGATGAAGTTGGTAACATGGGTGCCTCAAAAGTGATAAGAGTAGATCAAAAGAAGTTCTTCTTTGATCTTGGTAGCAACAACAGAGGTCATTTCTTGAAGATATCCGAG GTCACAGGCTCAGATCGCTCTTCTATCATACTGCCGCTGTCTGGCCTGAAACAGTTCCATGAAATGGTCGGCCATTTTGCAGAAATCAGTAAAGATCGAGTAGAGGGTGTGAGTGGTGCAAATGTTAGGTCTCAAAGGTGA